A portion of the Stegostoma tigrinum isolate sSteTig4 chromosome 44, sSteTig4.hap1, whole genome shotgun sequence genome contains these proteins:
- the LOC132206917 gene encoding probable G-protein coupled receptor 139: MHRPIERVTKVYYTVLAAIGVPVNLGAIVILSRGNCGLSTCTTCYLLAMTAADLMVIITDIILRHFGYFYYPLSFLDITPVCSMTYFLAREAVDCSVWFTVTFTINRFMAICCQKLKTKYCTKSTAVVVLSITCSLLFLKNIPFYFVYEPRWIVENVPWFCATKANFYVDPGWLVFNWLDTILTPFLPFVLILFLNTLTVKHILFASRARKELKGQSKSGCLRDPELESRRRSVVLLFTISGSFILLWLTNVIDFTIVMFTDLGSGDFWYVFSEVGWKLRNLNCCTNTVIYGVTQSQFRKQVKSAVKYPLTAIIRLINKDMTL; encoded by the exons ATGCATCGACCAATAGAAAGGGTAACGAAAGTATATTACACAGTGCTTGCTGCAATTGGTGTTCCAG TTAATCTGGGTGCCATCGTGATCCTTTCCCGAGGAAACTGCGGTCTCTCGACTTGCACGACTTGTTACCTGTTGGCTATGACAGCGGCGGATCTAATGGTCATCATCACTGACATCATATTGAGACACTTCGGTTATTTTTATTATCCATTATCCTTCCTGGACATCACTCCTGTGTGCAGCATGACATACTTCCTGGCTCGTGAAGCAGTAGACTGTTccgtctggttcaccgtcacctTTACCATTAATCGATTtatggccatttgttgccagaaactgaaGACCAAGTATTGCACGAAGTCCACTGCAGTTGTGGTTCTCTCAATAACCTGCAGTCTTCTCTTTTTGAAGAATATTCCCTTCTACTTTGTGTATGAACCTCGTTGGATTGTTGAAAATGTGCCATGGTTCTGTGCCACAAAAGCAAACTTTTATGTTGATCCTGGATGGTTGGTCTTTAACTGGCTCGATACAATTTTAACACCATTTCTCCCATTTGTTCTCATTCTATTCCTTAACACTCTTACAGTGAAACATATTTTATTTGCAAGTCGGGCTCGCAAGGAGCTGAAGGGGCAGAGCAAGAGCGGGTGCCTCAGAGACCCAGAGTTGGAGAGCAGAAGGAGATCTGTGGTTTTACTCTTCACCATATCTGGCAGCTTCATACTGCTGTGGCTGACCAATGTTATCGATTTCACTATTGTCATGTTCACAGATTTGGGTTCGGGTGATTTTTGGTATGTATTTTCAGAAGTCGGCTGGAAGCTGCGGAACTTAAATTGCTGCACAAATACAGTTATATATGGGGTGACTCAGTCACAGTTCAGAAAACAGGTCAAAAGTGCAGTGAAGTATCCTCTCACAGCAATTATTCGATTAATCAATAAAGACATGACATTGTAA